The window TCGCGGAAACGAGAACGTATTCGAGCCAGGAAGCGGGCGACGGTGAGCAACAGACCCTCCCACGCGAGAGAGCGAAAGCAGCGACCGCGCCTGCGGCGGAGCGCCCCGTCACCCATTGAATTCCTCTTCCTGCCCGGACTGGCCCCGGTCGTGGCGGAAGAACTGCGCAGCACACTGCCGCAGCTCGGAAAACTGTACCAAGTCGACGGCCGATCGGACTCCCTGGAGGCCGAATACGCGGGCGATTGGCAGCGGCTGCTGCACCTGCGCACCATCGTCGCGCCCTTTCTGGTCCTGTCGTTCCCGGTGCCGCGGCCCCGTTCCCTTGCGAGCGGCGAACATTTCTCCCGCCTTCTGGAGGCGATGCGACTCGTCTCCCGCATCAACAACGAGCCGATCGACTCGTTCCGGATCGATGCGGCGGGCAAGGACTCACCGACCTTCCGGCGGCTCGCCGGCCAGATCCAGCAGTCGACCGGGCTGGCCGAGGTGGCCGAGGGCGGTCACGTGCTGCTCCGATTCCGCCGCTCGACGAGGCTGGAAGGGTGGGATGTCCTGGTGCGGCTTTCGCTCCGGCCGCTGTCGAACCGCGACTGGCGAGTGCAGAACCTGCCCGGTGCGGCCAACGCGTCGATCGCCGCAGCGATGAGCCTGATGACCTCGCCGAGGTCCGGCGACCGTGTCCTCAACCTCATGTGCGGGTCGGGAACGCTGCTCGTCGAACGGCTGCAGATGGCCCCGGCCAAGCTCGCCGTCGGTGTCGACATCGATTCAAAGGCCCTGGGCTACTGCGCCCAGAACCTCGAGGCCGCAGGATTCCACGGACGCGCGAACCTCGTCAACGCCGACCTCGCCGATGACAAATGGCTCGAGTGGGGGCAGTTCGACGTCATCTTGGCCGACCCGCCCTGGGGCGCGCTGATGGGCGACCACGATTCCAACGAAACGCTGCACACCATGCTCCTTGACCGCGCCCACGCTGCGGCCGCGCCCCGTTCCTGCTTGGCGGTGCTCACTCACGAGATTCGCATCATGGAGCGCTGCCTGCGCCGCGCGGCGTCGAAGTGGTCACAGAGCGACGTCCTGCGAGTCTTCCAGAAAGGCCACAACCCCCGGATCTACCTGCTGACCAAGCGGTGAGAGCGGAGGCGGCCGGGCCGGTTTCTCGAGGCCTACGGCCTGAGGTACGCGAACCGCCGGCTGCTCCCGCAGCCGGCGGTGGACGGCCCGCGCGCCGTCGGGACCGGGTGCCGACAGCACGGTAATCGAGTTGTCCGGGCCGATGCGACGGGGGCCGGGCAGCGGTTCTCCTGAAGCGCCGCGACGTGCCTGCTCAGGGCGGGACGACCGGCCTCGGACAAAGTTGGGCCGGTCGTCATAGGATGTCTGGTTCACGCATTTTGCTGGTAATGCGGGTTCCGCAGTGGTTGAGGCGAGCAATCGTTCGGGCGTCAGCACACTGTCGGGTGCCGACCGTGGCCGTTGTCCAGGGTGGAAAGCCTCGTCCGCACCTCGTTGGCTTCTGGGAGGCCCAGGTCCTGGTAGATCGACAGAGCGCGTTGGTGTTTGGTGTGATCGAGGTTGTTAGATGGTGATCCTGTCGCTGACAGGTGCGGACGGTGGGGTACGCTGCGCAAGCACCAGTTCCTCGCGCAGGGCGATCATGTAGTTGGAGTTCAATCCAGCCTCGGACACCAGTTCTGGTGGAGTTCCACCGATCATGAGTCGGACTCAGCTCCGCAGCTGTGCACGCACGACATACCCGCCGTAACAGGTGATCGTCGGCACCGGCGAGCCGCACATCGCTGCCGGCCCGCAGCGGCGTGCTCCCGGCTGGACCGGCCATGACATCACCTCGTCGCCGCGACCGTGAGCAGCTCATCGGCGCCTTCATCCCCACCCCACTGCCCAACCGACCGCGACCCCGCCGCACCACGGCAGGCACCGTCGGCCGGAAAGCCGGCAAGCAGCGCGGGCCATGGTCGAGCTTCGTTCCCGTACCCTCGCCGACAGGGAGGAGAACCCGCTTGCGCCAGGCGTTCGGCGTACGCGACGGTGTCGGCGCCTGGGGCGAGGCACGCGATGTTCCGGGTGGCCGTGGCGCGGGATCTGCTCCGTCGTAAACGATCTCGGCGCAACCGCCGCGTGCACTCTGGAGGTTGACGTATGAAGCCCGCCGCCCAGATGGCATGGTCGGCCACGATCGCGGCCCGGCGACGTCGCCGAGATCCGCGGCAGCGTTCTGCGGGGCCGGGAGAGCCGGCAGAACCTCGTCGCGGCAGCCGCCGACTGGGCGACGCCGATCGACGAGGCGCTCACCGCCGGCCGCGACCTGCCACCGGCGCTGGCCGCGCTTGTCGACGGCGTCACGCCGGCGACCCTGGACCCGCTGGCGGGTGAGGTCTACGCCCGGGTATCGGCCGCGCGGGCCGCCGACACCCGCGATGAGGCCCGGTACCGCCGGCTCCACGCACGGTCCGAGCGCGTCGAAGCCGGAGAGCGTGCCGCGAACGCTGCCCGGCAGGCCGATCTCGGCGCGGTCCAATGGCACTACCGCCCGCTCGTCGGCCCTTTCGTGCTGATCGGCATTCTCCTGACGTCACGAGCGGCGATTCCTGGGCTGGTGCTCTCGTGGTACTTCGGCTTGGGCGCGGTACCCATCGCTGCGGCCGCCGCCTGGACCGTGGTGTGGACTCGCCGGCACTCGATGCTGCTGCTCCGTAGCCGGATGGCACCCGAAGCGGGCGGTGATCCGGGCGCGACGAAGCCGCCAATGCTGTGCCCGACGACGACCCGTGGGCCCTCGCCACTGCCGGCCGCGCCCGCATGGGGACGGCTGCCGGGCCGCGGCGCCGAACGACTCGTCGTGCTACTCGCCATTCCGCACCCAGCCCCTGATTCACGCCGGTACGGCGAAGTCGGGCACGTTGATCGTGGGATGCTCGGCGAGTACGGCACGTACCAGCGCGTACTCCTCCTCGCGCAGCACCGGTGTCTCGGTGCGCTGGCGGCTGGCCCGGGACAGCGCCGTGCCCTCCTGGGAGTCGGCCGCGAACGTCCGGTACGCGGCGTCGATCTCGTCGGCGGGCAGTCCACAGAATGCCAGCACTGCGGCCAGCGTCGCCGACAGATCGGCGGTGAGGTCCTCGTAGCGAACCGGCCGGAGGGGCACGTCGGCCCGGCCCAGTCGCAGGCAGGCCTCCATCGCGGAAAGCCAGGTGAGCAGGTACGCCTCGACCGGGGAGGGTTGGCGCTGGTGCCGGACGGCGAAGGGCATCAGCAGCGGCGCCTGTGCGGTGACGTACCGCAGGAACGTCTGCTGATCCTGGAGACCGGATAGGTGCGGGGTGAAGCCCTCGTGCATCGACTCCAGCCACCGTTCGGCGTGCCGGTAGAGAAAGATGCCGCGGGAGTCGGGGAAGACCTGCTGGAACAGGTCGGCGAGTTGGATGCCGCTCGCGCGGAACTTGACGGCCAGCGTCCCGGCTCCCCGCCCGAGCAGCCGGGCGCAGCTGCGGAGCAGCTTCGCGTACTCGTCGTCACGGGTGGGATCCTCGTGCCGCGACACGGCGATCTGAGTGAAGACGTCGGGCTCGGAGTAGCTGCGGACGCCGGTCACCGCACCGAGCGCGTGGCTGAGGGCGGTGGAGCCGCAGCGACCCACGGAGTAGACCAGGATCGGCCGCACCGGGTCCGGCACCTCCTCGGCGATCCGGTGCAGCGTCTCGTACGGCACGGTGAACAGCCGTCGCGCGTTGCGGTACTGGGCGAGGTAGACGAACGGCGCCCTGGTCAGGTCGACACCTGGTGCGGTCTCGATGAAGTACGCCAACTGGTCGTCGATGTCGAGGCAGTAGAGACTGACGTCCGGTCGGTGCAGCAGGTCCCGCGCCGGGAGCTGCCCGTCCGCACGTGTCACGAAGTTCTGCGGTACGGCGGGGAAGAACTCGCCCGGAGCCACCTTGTCGACGATCCGTAGCACCTGCGCGATCATGTCGTCTCCCGTGGTCGCTCGTCGCGGTCGGCGAGCTCGCGCAACAGGTCCGCCGCGCGCTCCGCCCCACCGGCCCTACGGCTCTGCTCGCCCCAGTACCGGCTGCGCTGCCGGAAACCGTCCTCCGACAGCAGCCGGAGCAGCTTGCCGGCGACCTCGTCCGGGTCCACCGTGGGCGGGTCGTCGAGAGCCAGTCCGACGCCCGCGTCGACGGCCCGGGCCGCGATGTCGTAGCAGTCCAGCCAGAACGGGGTGAGCAGCATCGGTTGCCCGAAGTGGACGCCTTCGTGGAAGCCGTTCGCCCCGCCGTGGCAGACGAAGGCCCGTACGTGCGGATGGGCGAGCACGGCCAGTTGGGACGGGATCCACTCCTCGGTGCGGACGTGCGGGGGCAGTGGCTTGGTCAGCGCTGCGCGCTGGTCGGCCGGGAGTTTCCACAGCACCCGGTGTCGCGGGCCGATCCGGTCCAGTGCCTCGGCGAACGCGTCGAGCTGGGCGGTTGAGAGGGTGGCGAGGGTGCCCAGGCCGACGTAGACCACGCTGGGATGCTGGTCCAGCCAGGCGGTCAGTTCGCCGACGGGCTGGCCGGGCCCGGTGACGTCGGTGGGCACGATCGCGCCCAACAGGTGCAGGTGGTCCGGCGCGGGAAAGGGATACTCCAGCCCGAACACCGTGTAGCCGAAGACAGCGGCCGCGGCGACGGCGTGCTTCGCGGGGTCGCCGGACGCGTTGGCCAGCCTCAGGGTCCGGCGCCGCCGGGTCGGTCCGGCCACCGCGCGCAGCAGCGCCAGGTGCAGCCGTACGCGGAACAGCGCATTGGTCAACTTCTGTGTCCCGGTCAGCCGGCGCGGCAGCCCGGAGGTGGGCGTCGGATAGTTCCACGGCAGACGGCTCAGGTAGACGGCACTTACTGGATAGGGCACGCTCAGCACGAAGGGCACGCCTGCGGTGGTCGCCGCGTCGAGCGCGCCGAGGTTCATCACGTCGATGACCATCAATCGCGGGTTGACCCGATCGATGTGGTCCAGGGTCCGCTGGTAGACCTGGGCGGTGGCATCGGCCGTACGCATGGTCCGGGCGAGTGCGGCCACGCCGGCGGTGGTACGCGGCCCCCGGGCCATCGCGGCGTACAGCTCGCCGTCGATCCGCACGGGGGTGTCTGCGCCGGGAAGGTACCGCAGCGGGCTGCCGATCGTTGCCGACTCGACCCGGTGCCGGGCCTCGGCGTCGACACTGAACCAGAGGTCGGGTTCCCCCCGTCGGGACATCTCGGCGGCGATGGTCAGCAGCGGGTTGAGCTGTCCAGAGTGGGACGAGCTGGCGAACATGATCGGTCGGGGCGACGGCGCGGGCTGGATCATGACCGCAACCGCACCGGCAGGTGGTCGTAGCCACGTAGGACGCGGGTCGGCCGACGCCGTGGCACGCCGCCGAGCGCCAGGTCGGGGTACCGCTCGAACAGGCTACGCAGCCCGATCTCGCCTTCGAGCCGGGCCAGGCTGGCACCGAGGCAGTAGTGCGCACCGCTGGAGAAGGAGAGGTGGTCGCGCGCGTTGAGCCGGGTCACGTCAAAGCGGTCCGGATCGGCGAAGATGGCCGGATCCCGGTTGGCCCCGCCCAGCATCGGTATCACGATCTCGCCTCGGCGTAGCCGTACACCGGCTACCTCGGTGTCGGCCCGGCAGTACCGGCCTGTCGTCTGCACCGGGGAGTCGTAGCGCAGGATCTCCTCCACCGCGTTGGGCCACCGGTGCGGCTCGGCACGCAGCAGGGCGAGTTGTTCGGGGTGAGCCAGCAGCAGCGCCGTGCCCGTGCCGAGGAGGTTCACGGTCGTCTCGAAGCCCGCAGCCATGAGCAGTCCGGCGAGGGCGACCAGTTCGTCCTCGGTCAGTCGTTCACCCTCGCTGTCCGGCAGCACCAGTTGGCTCAGCAGGTCATCACCGGGGTCGGCGCGCAGGTTGGCGAAGTGTCCCCGCAGCCAGTCGTTCAGCTGCCGGGTTCCCGCCTCGACGCGCCGAAACTGGCCGAGGGACAGTCCCAGGTCCAATGCTGGCGATACGGCGGCGCCCCAGTCCAGAAAGCGTTGCCGCAACTGTGCCGGTACGCCGAGGATCTCCGCGATCATGGTGACCGGTAGCAGGCTGGCGTAGTGTGCGACCAGGTCCACCGGTCCGTCGTCCGGCGCGGCCCGCCCCAGTTCGTCGAGCAGGTCGGCGCAGTGCCGCTCGACCCGGGGTCGGAGGCTCTCGACCGCCCGCGCGGTGAAGACCTTGACGACGAGCCGGCGGTAACGGGTGTGTTCGGGTGGGTCGGTGACGAGCATCGACGGCGGGTCGATCGGCCCGACCGGCATCCGGCGTCGGCCGAGGTCGCGCAGCATCGCGATCGGGGCGGGCAACGGCAACGTGTCCGGATCGACACTGAATGCGTCGCTGCGGAGCACCTCGGTGGCCACGTCGTGCCGGGCGGTGCTCCACGTCAGGTGGCCACCTACGAGCGCACTCGTCTGGCGGACCTGGCGGTAGAACGGGTACGGGTCCTCGCGAATCATCGGGTCGAGGAAGTGGCGGGCCTGTGGATCATCCCGGCGTGCCGCGGCGGCGACGCTGAGCCGCAGCAGTCCGTGCCGGGTCGCCCACCGGAGGAAGGTTCCTGGCCCGGCCCTCGGCACTCCCGTCGTCCGGTGCGCGATGCCGGCCTCAGATCGTCGATCCGACGAGTCCACCCGCCCCATTCCCTTCCAAAACCGCTGGTGACCAGAGCCGAACACCGGTACATCAACCCCGGTCAGACATCGATGTCTTTCATTGGGTGCCGAGTGCGCCGACCCGAATACACTTATACAGCAGTCGATGGTCGGCACGCAACGCCTCCAGATTGGTCGACATCAGGCTCGAGTGGCGATGATTGACTCATGGCGATGACATTGCGTAGCCTCTCGGGTATGCTGGCCCAGCGTGATCAACTGGGCGGCTGTGACACAAAGCCACGCTCGTACGAGTTGCGCCGCGCGCGCCAGGAACAGGCATCAGGAAACAGCCGAGTACGGTCTCCGCATGGACCCTGCCGTCACGAGGGCGCTCCGTGGTGGCCAAGTTTCGACTGCAGCAGCGTCACCTGCGCATTGACCTGGTTCTTGATCATGATTGATCCACAAAGGTCCAGGTCAGTGAGCGGCAGCGAGTAGAAGGTGCCCCGTGATGGACTCAGGTCGGACGCCGCCAACCACCTACCAATCAGACATCTGGGTCGCAAGTCGCTTATCTCCTGATCTTCCGCAGTTTAATGTGTGCGGATACGAACAGTTCGTTGGCCCGATCGACCACGAGCTCCTGCTGTCCTGCATGCAACATGCCTTACAACGGAACGACGCGTTTCAATTACGTTTCGACGAGGAAAACGGGCAGCTCGTCCAATGGGTGGAGCCTGAGTCGGCGGTGGTCGAGGTCCATGATTTCACCAACGCACCCGACCCCCACCAGGCGTGCCATTCCTGGATGGCGCAGGCGTTCTCCCAACCGTTCAAGCTGCGCCGCAACCGGCTGTACCGGGTGGCCCTGCTCCGGGAGAGCGAGTCCGTCGCCTACGCGTACCTCAACGCGCACCACCTGGTCACCGACGGCTGGGGCGCCCGGCTGTTGCTGCGGCAGCTCTGCGCCGGGTACGCGGCGGCCGTCACGGGAGCAGAACCTGCGGCCGACCGTGCTGCCTCCTACCTGGACCTCGCGCGAAGCACTGTCGACTACGCCGGTTCCCCCCAGCGACAACGCGACGTCGAATACTTCCGCGCCAGCCTCGACGGAGTCACCCCCGCGCTGTTCGCTGGCCGGACCGCCGGTCGCTACCGGACCGCCCGGCACGGCTTCCCCCTGCGTCCGGAGGTCGTCGACCGGATTCGGGCCACCGGCCAGTCACCGTTCACCTTCCTCGCGGCGGCCCTCGCGGTCTACCTCGGCCGGATACACCGCACCGAGCAGGTCGTACTCGGCGTACCGGTGCTCAACCGGAGCACGTACGCGCAGCGGCAGGCGGTCGGACACTTCGCCA is drawn from Micromonospora sp. Llam0 and contains these coding sequences:
- a CDS encoding cytochrome P450, which produces MDSSDRRSEAGIAHRTTGVPRAGPGTFLRWATRHGLLRLSVAAAARRDDPQARHFLDPMIREDPYPFYRQVRQTSALVGGHLTWSTARHDVATEVLRSDAFSVDPDTLPLPAPIAMLRDLGRRRMPVGPIDPPSMLVTDPPEHTRYRRLVVKVFTARAVESLRPRVERHCADLLDELGRAAPDDGPVDLVAHYASLLPVTMIAEILGVPAQLRQRFLDWGAAVSPALDLGLSLGQFRRVEAGTRQLNDWLRGHFANLRADPGDDLLSQLVLPDSEGERLTEDELVALAGLLMAAGFETTVNLLGTGTALLLAHPEQLALLRAEPHRWPNAVEEILRYDSPVQTTGRYCRADTEVAGVRLRRGEIVIPMLGGANRDPAIFADPDRFDVTRLNARDHLSFSSGAHYCLGASLARLEGEIGLRSLFERYPDLALGGVPRRRPTRVLRGYDHLPVRLRS
- a CDS encoding methyltransferase: MAEELRSTLPQLGKLYQVDGRSDSLEAEYAGDWQRLLHLRTIVAPFLVLSFPVPRPRSLASGEHFSRLLEAMRLVSRINNEPIDSFRIDAAGKDSPTFRRLAGQIQQSTGLAEVAEGGHVLLRFRRSTRLEGWDVLVRLSLRPLSNRDWRVQNLPGAANASIAAAMSLMTSPRSGDRVLNLMCGSGTLLVERLQMAPAKLAVGVDIDSKALGYCAQNLEAAGFHGRANLVNADLADDKWLEWGQFDVILADPPWGALMGDHDSNETLHTMLLDRAHAAAAPRSCLAVLTHEIRIMERCLRRAASKWSQSDVLRVFQKGHNPRIYLLTKR
- a CDS encoding sulfotransferase, which translates into the protein MIAQVLRIVDKVAPGEFFPAVPQNFVTRADGQLPARDLLHRPDVSLYCLDIDDQLAYFIETAPGVDLTRAPFVYLAQYRNARRLFTVPYETLHRIAEEVPDPVRPILVYSVGRCGSTALSHALGAVTGVRSYSEPDVFTQIAVSRHEDPTRDDEYAKLLRSCARLLGRGAGTLAVKFRASGIQLADLFQQVFPDSRGIFLYRHAERWLESMHEGFTPHLSGLQDQQTFLRYVTAQAPLLMPFAVRHQRQPSPVEAYLLTWLSAMEACLRLGRADVPLRPVRYEDLTADLSATLAAVLAFCGLPADEIDAAYRTFAADSQEGTALSRASRQRTETPVLREEEYALVRAVLAEHPTINVPDFAVPA
- a CDS encoding glycosyltransferase, with product MIQPAPSPRPIMFASSSHSGQLNPLLTIAAEMSRRGEPDLWFSVDAEARHRVESATIGSPLRYLPGADTPVRIDGELYAAMARGPRTTAGVAALARTMRTADATAQVYQRTLDHIDRVNPRLMVIDVMNLGALDAATTAGVPFVLSVPYPVSAVYLSRLPWNYPTPTSGLPRRLTGTQKLTNALFRVRLHLALLRAVAGPTRRRRTLRLANASGDPAKHAVAAAAVFGYTVFGLEYPFPAPDHLHLLGAIVPTDVTGPGQPVGELTAWLDQHPSVVYVGLGTLATLSTAQLDAFAEALDRIGPRHRVLWKLPADQRAALTKPLPPHVRTEEWIPSQLAVLAHPHVRAFVCHGGANGFHEGVHFGQPMLLTPFWLDCYDIAARAVDAGVGLALDDPPTVDPDEVAGKLLRLLSEDGFRQRSRYWGEQSRRAGGAERAADLLRELADRDERPRETT